From a single Deinococcus radiotolerans genomic region:
- a CDS encoding polysaccharide biosynthesis protein, with protein sequence MHRFWIFLIDLSLWSLTGYLAFVLRLESVQGGALHPLLLYLSVAALVKAAVIYSAGFHLRSWHRVGLRDLRQLARGVAVGTGLMLGVALLVSGVPITVPLLDGLLAFTLLGGLRTTVRFRTEQRARAEVLSPMRRVLVAGAGEAGSIVVREMLRHPAQGMVPVGFVDDDARKQGSLHCGVPVLGTIEQLPEVTARVHPDELIIAMPSADGPQIRRVVDRARDAGLPHRIIPGMYELLSGEVNIAQIRDVNLEDVLRRKPVHLNVEEISSYLTGSTVMVTGAGGSIGSEIVRQVMPFRPGRVILFGRGENSIFSIQQELLRQWPEVDHVEIIGDVRHASHLRTVFERFRPDVVIHAAAHKHVPLMEDSPSEALYNNVLGTRTVVSLALEFGVKRFVNISTDKAVRPTSVMGSTKRLAEMVVACAAQRAQPDQAFVSVRFGNVLGSRGSVVPTFLAQIRAGGPVTVTHPDMTRYFMLIPEAARLVLEAAGLAQNGRVYVLKMGAPVRIVDLAHDVIRLSGARNIDVVFSGVRPGEKLTEELLTNEETLEATTNEEIFVVRPHEPAPEFMTSHLAHFEELARREDYGSLRQLMRDLIPESKMQIHAETA encoded by the coding sequence ATGCACAGATTCTGGATTTTCCTGATCGACCTGAGCCTCTGGAGCCTGACCGGGTACCTGGCGTTCGTGCTGCGGCTTGAGAGCGTGCAGGGCGGCGCGCTGCACCCGCTGCTGCTGTACCTGAGCGTGGCGGCGCTGGTGAAGGCGGCCGTGATCTACTCGGCGGGCTTCCACCTGCGCAGCTGGCACCGCGTGGGCCTGCGGGACCTGCGGCAACTCGCGCGGGGCGTGGCAGTGGGCACGGGGCTCATGCTGGGCGTGGCCCTGCTGGTGAGCGGCGTGCCCATCACGGTGCCGCTGCTGGACGGCCTGCTGGCCTTCACGCTGCTGGGCGGGCTACGCACCACAGTCCGGTTCCGTACGGAGCAGCGCGCCCGCGCCGAGGTGCTCAGCCCCATGCGCCGCGTCCTGGTGGCCGGGGCGGGCGAGGCGGGGTCCATTGTCGTGCGGGAGATGCTGCGCCACCCCGCGCAGGGCATGGTCCCGGTGGGGTTCGTGGATGACGACGCGCGCAAGCAGGGCAGCCTGCACTGCGGCGTGCCCGTCCTGGGCACCATAGAGCAGCTGCCGGAGGTCACGGCGCGCGTGCATCCGGACGAGCTGATCATCGCGATGCCCAGCGCGGACGGCCCGCAGATCCGGCGAGTGGTGGACCGCGCGCGGGACGCCGGGCTGCCGCACCGCATCATTCCCGGCATGTACGAACTGCTGAGCGGCGAGGTGAACATCGCGCAGATCCGCGACGTGAACCTCGAGGACGTGCTGCGCCGCAAGCCCGTGCACCTGAACGTCGAGGAGATCAGCAGTTACCTCACCGGCAGCACCGTCATGGTGACCGGCGCGGGCGGCTCGATCGGGTCGGAGATCGTGCGGCAGGTGATGCCCTTCCGGCCCGGGCGGGTGATTCTCTTCGGGCGGGGGGAGAACAGCATCTTCAGCATTCAGCAGGAACTGCTGCGCCAGTGGCCAGAGGTGGACCACGTGGAGATCATCGGGGACGTGCGGCACGCCTCGCACCTGCGCACGGTGTTCGAGCGGTTCCGGCCGGACGTGGTCATTCACGCCGCCGCGCACAAGCACGTGCCCCTGATGGAGGACAGCCCCAGCGAGGCGCTGTACAACAACGTGCTGGGCACCCGCACGGTCGTGTCGCTGGCCCTGGAGTTCGGCGTGAAACGCTTCGTGAACATCTCGACCGACAAGGCCGTGCGCCCCACGTCGGTCATGGGGTCCACCAAGCGCCTGGCGGAGATGGTGGTCGCCTGCGCCGCGCAGCGCGCCCAGCCGGACCAGGCGTTCGTGTCCGTGCGCTTCGGAAACGTGCTGGGCAGCCGCGGGAGCGTCGTGCCGACCTTCCTGGCGCAGATCCGCGCGGGCGGCCCGGTGACGGTCACGCACCCGGACATGACCCGCTACTTCATGCTGATTCCCGAAGCGGCCCGCCTGGTGCTGGAGGCGGCCGGACTGGCGCAGAACGGCCGGGTGTACGTCCTGAAGATGGGCGCGCCCGTGCGGATCGTGGACCTGGCGCACGACGTGATCCGCCTGTCCGGCGCCCGGAACATTGACGTGGTGTTCTCCGGGGTGCGCCCGGGCGAGAAACTCACGGAGGAACTCCTCACGAACGAGGAGACGCTGGAGGCGACCACCAACGAGGAGATCTTCGTGGTCCGGCCGCACGAGCCCGCGCCGGAATTCATGACCAGTCACCTCGCGCACTTCGAGGAACTGGCCCGCCGGGAGGATTACGGGTCGCTGCGGCAGCTGATGCGGGACCTGATTCCCGAAAGCAAGATGCAGATTCATGCCGAGACCGCCTGA
- a CDS encoding GNAT family N-acetyltransferase — protein sequence MTDVTWLAPDDPRWSEVLARVPHDTYHLPGYARAAAWQEGGRATAFWSRGMGGELLVPLIIRPVPQRPGWFDAVSPYGYPGPLWRGAAGPAQRAHWAAFEQACLAERLVSVFLRLHPFLSSAADPAQVPGTHVMHGDIYAVDLRHSDDEYQRHIRKSHRRLIRRLEHAGFQIVMDDWTHFSGFLTLYGQTMRRLQASRYYHLSPDYFATLRRELPEHLHLISAVDPTGRLAAAGLLLSCGGAVHCHLGGVDEPFVTNNPTRLIDAQTVRLLRAQGRTLLNLGGGLGGENDSLAEYKRGFATHTYPYATCRVVVNPAAYAQFSAAAGHTAFFPAYRAPTMPPSL from the coding sequence ATGACCGACGTCACCTGGCTGGCCCCCGACGACCCCCGCTGGTCGGAGGTTCTCGCGCGCGTCCCCCACGACACGTACCACCTGCCCGGCTACGCGCGGGCCGCCGCGTGGCAGGAGGGCGGACGCGCCACCGCCTTCTGGAGCCGCGGCATGGGCGGCGAACTCCTCGTGCCGCTGATCATCCGGCCCGTCCCGCAGCGGCCCGGGTGGTTCGACGCCGTCTCCCCCTACGGGTACCCCGGGCCGCTGTGGCGCGGCGCGGCCGGCCCGGCCCAGCGGGCCCACTGGGCGGCGTTCGAGCAGGCCTGCCTCGCCGAGCGGCTGGTCAGCGTGTTCCTGCGCCTGCACCCCTTCCTGAGCAGCGCCGCCGACCCCGCCCAGGTACCCGGCACGCACGTCATGCACGGCGACATCTACGCCGTGGACCTGCGCCACTCCGACGACGAGTACCAGCGGCACATCCGCAAGAGCCACCGCCGCTTGATCCGCCGCCTGGAACACGCCGGATTCCAGATCGTGATGGACGACTGGACGCACTTCAGCGGCTTCCTCACGCTGTACGGGCAGACCATGCGCCGGTTGCAGGCCAGCCGCTACTACCACCTGAGCCCGGACTACTTCGCCACGCTGCGCCGCGAACTGCCCGAACACCTGCACCTGATCTCCGCCGTCGACCCCACCGGGCGGCTCGCGGCGGCCGGACTGCTGCTCAGCTGCGGCGGCGCCGTGCACTGCCACCTGGGCGGCGTGGACGAACCCTTCGTGACGAACAACCCCACCCGCCTGATCGACGCGCAGACCGTCCGCCTGCTGCGCGCCCAGGGCCGCACGCTGCTGAACCTGGGCGGCGGACTGGGCGGCGAGAACGACTCCCTGGCCGAGTACAAACGCGGCTTCGCCACCCACACGTACCCGTACGCCACCTGCCGCGTCGTCGTGAATCCGGCCGCGTACGCGCAGTTCAGTGCCGCCGCCGGGCACACGGCCTTCTTCCCGGCGTACCGCGCGCCCACCATGCCGCCCAGCCTCTGA